In a genomic window of Polycladomyces abyssicola:
- a CDS encoding sensor histidine kinase, protein MPIKWRLVVLSAVGLLCILLLFHVFVYQLFQNMMIQTEQSVLENKLTTLSKVYETRRIDPAFLHGWLQLYVEEGQAIRIVENGKVEADVNKGISPALYLSHPLPHHKVREVRNWYGKQVSILAMPLDGPVEGRVELYTDFTSLRRYLDSMLTALLIGSSALLVLVIVGGYIMSTIALRPVSRITKTVRELDPSRMESRLQVPDTYDEIAELSRTFNELLDRIYQLIQKQKRFVADASHELRTPVSVIRGYTNMLKRWGKRNEEVTEEALTAIDQETARLEQMTERLLRLARLEGDVAGAERELLDLTSLVAERVTRWRRSLRNHHIEWDETTPPVWVRVVRTEWEELIDILLDNAGKYSDPDDVITVRLESGERDVRLIVQDTGEGIPKEELPRVFERFYRAKRARTRHRTGSGLGLSIARQIVESYGGTIKIDSQEGEGTKVSVSIPVSQ, encoded by the coding sequence ATGCCCATTAAATGGCGACTGGTGGTGTTGTCAGCGGTCGGTTTGTTGTGCATTTTATTGTTGTTTCACGTATTCGTCTATCAGTTGTTTCAAAACATGATGATACAGACGGAGCAAAGCGTGCTCGAAAACAAACTGACCACTCTGTCGAAAGTATATGAGACCCGCCGCATCGATCCTGCTTTTTTGCACGGTTGGTTGCAATTATATGTGGAGGAAGGACAAGCGATCCGCATTGTGGAGAATGGAAAAGTGGAAGCAGATGTAAATAAGGGAATCTCCCCGGCGTTGTATCTGTCCCATCCACTGCCGCATCATAAAGTGCGGGAAGTTCGCAATTGGTACGGCAAGCAGGTTTCCATTCTGGCCATGCCGCTGGACGGGCCGGTTGAAGGCAGGGTGGAGCTTTATACAGATTTCACATCGTTGCGCCGGTATTTGGACTCGATGTTGACCGCTTTGCTCATCGGTTCCTCCGCTCTGTTGGTATTGGTGATCGTCGGGGGCTATATCATGTCGACCATCGCTCTTCGCCCGGTCAGCCGTATCACCAAAACGGTGCGGGAGCTCGATCCGTCGCGGATGGAGAGTCGTTTACAAGTACCGGATACTTATGATGAAATTGCGGAGCTGTCCCGGACATTCAATGAGCTGCTCGATCGGATCTATCAGTTGATCCAGAAACAGAAGCGATTTGTGGCGGATGCCTCCCACGAACTGCGCACACCTGTTTCCGTGATTCGCGGATACACCAACATGCTGAAGCGCTGGGGGAAACGGAACGAAGAAGTGACCGAAGAAGCACTGACCGCGATTGATCAGGAAACGGCGCGCTTGGAACAGATGACCGAGCGTCTGCTCCGGCTTGCCCGCTTGGAAGGTGATGTTGCCGGTGCAGAGAGGGAATTGTTGGATCTGACCTCACTCGTGGCCGAGCGGGTCACACGATGGCGTCGATCTTTACGCAACCATCACATCGAGTGGGACGAAACCACACCGCCTGTCTGGGTACGTGTCGTTAGGACGGAATGGGAAGAGTTGATCGATATTTTACTGGACAATGCGGGAAAATACTCCGACCCCGACGATGTGATCACCGTTCGGTTAGAATCGGGGGAACGGGATGTACGGCTCATCGTGCAGGATACGGGGGAAGGCATTCCAAAGGAGGAATTGCCCCGGGTCTTTGAACGCTTCTACCGGGCAAAACGAGCGCGAACCCGGCATCGTACCGGGAGCGGTTTGGGCCTTTCCATCGCCCGTCAAATCGTGGAGTCCTATGGAGGCACGATCAAAATCGACAGTCAGGAAGGAGAAGGAACGAAAGTAAGCGTTTCAATTCCCGTTTCTCAGTAA
- a CDS encoding response regulator transcription factor: MAGKRVLIIEDEPQLARFLELEFTHEGYQVIVEHDGRTGLDLALSQEFQVIILDIMLPDLSGLEVCRRIRAERNTPIIMLTARDAVPDRVSGLEAGADDYMTKPFAIEELLARVRAIQRRVAPEQTQMVEVGCCRLFPEQRRVVCADKELKLTAREFDLLACLMQNRNRVMTREMILDRVWGYDYEGDTNIVDVYVRYVRSKLEEIGVKDYIETVRGVGYVIREDGHAH, encoded by the coding sequence ATGGCGGGAAAACGGGTACTGATCATTGAAGACGAACCGCAGCTGGCCCGGTTTTTGGAGTTGGAGTTTACGCACGAAGGATATCAGGTGATTGTGGAACATGACGGACGGACCGGTTTGGACTTGGCTTTATCCCAGGAGTTTCAGGTGATTATTCTAGACATTATGTTGCCTGATCTCAGTGGATTGGAGGTATGCCGCCGAATTCGGGCGGAACGGAATACGCCCATCATCATGTTGACCGCAAGAGATGCGGTACCGGACCGGGTCAGTGGGTTGGAAGCAGGAGCAGACGACTATATGACAAAACCGTTTGCCATCGAAGAGCTGTTGGCGAGGGTTCGCGCCATACAACGCAGGGTGGCGCCGGAGCAGACCCAGATGGTGGAAGTGGGATGCTGTCGGTTGTTTCCCGAACAGCGGCGAGTCGTCTGTGCGGACAAGGAATTGAAATTGACAGCGAGAGAATTTGATTTGCTAGCTTGTTTGATGCAAAACCGTAACCGGGTGATGACGCGGGAGATGATACTCGATCGGGTATGGGGTTACGATTATGAAGGGGATACCAACATCGTCGATGTGTACGTGCGCTATGTTCGCAGCAAATTGGAGGAAATCGGCGTGAAAGACTATATCGAAACCGTACGCGGTGTGGGCTATGTGATCAGGGAGGATGGACATGCCCATTAA
- a CDS encoding spore germination protein yields the protein MATVNNIFNLKIQSVSSAGSVNFGNTINIGAESNTKSLGGSSPIGDFAKNIDFEQNQAIDPDAIDQP from the coding sequence ATGGCGACTGTCAATAATATATTCAACCTTAAGATTCAAAGTGTATCCAGCGCAGGGTCTGTTAATTTTGGGAACACCATCAACATTGGCGCCGAAAGTAACACCAAATCGCTGGGTGGTTCTTCACCGATCGGCGATTTTGCGAAAAATATTGATTTTGAACAGAATCAGGCAATCGATCCGGATGCCATCGACCAGCCGTAA
- a CDS encoding Hsp20/alpha crystallin family protein, translated as MDDQQQHFQKWSQLARKFLGDDFWSDVMSASPATSSSSSSGGPKADVYQTKNEVIVLVDLPGIEDIHLLDLRIHDDTLYIKGHIPPRYANYEATLSERLSGDFERSIPLGASVTRQHSSARYRKGLLEVRLSKVHAPRTQHRIRVQDS; from the coding sequence ATGGATGATCAACAACAACACTTTCAAAAATGGAGTCAATTGGCACGAAAGTTTTTGGGGGACGATTTTTGGTCAGATGTGATGAGTGCATCTCCAGCCACTTCTTCTTCTTCTTCTTCGGGTGGTCCTAAGGCCGATGTCTATCAAACGAAAAATGAAGTGATCGTATTGGTGGATTTGCCAGGGATCGAAGATATTCATTTGCTGGATTTGCGGATTCACGATGATACATTGTATATCAAGGGACACATCCCCCCCCGTTATGCCAACTACGAAGCTACTTTAAGTGAACGACTTTCCGGAGATTTTGAGCGTTCCATACCACTTGGGGCGAGTGTGACTCGTCAACACAGCTCTGCCCGCTACCGCAAGGGATTATTGGAAGTGAGACTGAGCAAAGTGCATGCGCCACGCACTCAGCATCGCATTCGTGTACAAGACTCCTGA
- the gerPC gene encoding spore germination protein GerPC, which produces MYAYLWDRINQLQQQIEKLKEENEQIRKQLASIQPVTIERMEYKIQELRVETLSGTLNVGLSAHGDEQTLSKIIDQMKDNDNGDSVNMGDLEGSSSLKDDSIPVQTESSSPSTPSEQSSQ; this is translated from the coding sequence TTGTACGCCTATTTGTGGGACCGGATCAACCAGTTGCAACAGCAGATTGAAAAATTGAAAGAAGAAAACGAACAGATCCGGAAGCAGCTCGCCTCCATCCAACCGGTTACCATCGAGCGAATGGAATACAAAATTCAGGAGTTACGGGTAGAAACGTTGAGTGGTACGCTCAATGTGGGGTTAAGCGCTCACGGAGATGAGCAGACACTGTCCAAAATCATTGATCAGATGAAAGATAACGACAATGGGGATTCCGTCAACATGGGCGATTTGGAAGGATCCTCTTCGCTCAAAGACGATTCAATTCCGGTTCAAACGGAAAGTTCTTCTCCATCTACTCCTTCAGAACAGTCCTCCCAATAG
- the crcB gene encoding fluoride efflux transporter CrcB produces the protein MRTFAVGIGGALGALFRWMLGNWSTPLFPWGTLAANLTGCWILGWLTGATRHRSWLPDTWRLGIGTGFVGALTTFSAWDGEIMYMWISGHSLTAVLYLIITLSGGILLAWLGWLQGERWALHKQRADSPQRGSAT, from the coding sequence ATGCGAACCTTTGCCGTCGGGATTGGTGGGGCACTGGGTGCCCTGTTTCGATGGATGCTTGGAAATTGGTCCACCCCTCTTTTTCCCTGGGGGACATTGGCGGCCAATCTGACTGGTTGTTGGATACTCGGATGGCTTACCGGAGCCACCCGTCATCGATCATGGTTGCCAGATACATGGCGGCTGGGGATCGGCACCGGTTTTGTCGGCGCGTTAACCACGTTTTCCGCCTGGGACGGAGAAATAATGTATATGTGGATCAGCGGACACTCATTGACGGCCGTCCTCTATCTGATCATCACGCTGAGTGGGGGGATTTTGCTGGCATGGCTGGGGTGGTTGCAGGGAGAGCGATGGGCTTTACATAAGCAGAGAGCCGATTCGCCGCAAAGGGGATCGGCCACATGA
- the crcB gene encoding fluoride efflux transporter CrcB has product MILWIAIGGFLGAIARYRWGLWIGNRVRSPFPWHTWVINISGAFALGVWLSATHATAYENAWQHVTHPFTTGFLGAYTTFSTFSVETVQLLKQKAGSTAVLYVISSVLLSLMALWLGFVWGR; this is encoded by the coding sequence ATGATCCTGTGGATCGCAATCGGTGGTTTTCTGGGGGCAATCGCCCGTTACCGGTGGGGATTGTGGATCGGCAACCGAGTTCGTTCCCCTTTTCCGTGGCATACCTGGGTGATCAATATTTCAGGCGCCTTCGCACTGGGGGTTTGGCTTTCCGCCACCCACGCCACAGCGTATGAAAACGCCTGGCAACATGTCACCCATCCGTTTACCACGGGCTTTTTGGGCGCCTACACCACGTTTTCCACCTTCAGTGTAGAGACCGTTCAATTGCTGAAACAAAAGGCTGGGAGCACCGCCGTACTGTACGTCATCTCCAGCGTGCTCCTCAGCCTGATGGCCTTGTGGCTCGGTTTTGTATGGGGGCGTTAG
- a CDS encoding ABC transporter permease, which yields MFYVRIFLQYLEQYLKTRLAYRWDFLAQFVTDLSFQAVNLVFILVVFSHTTSIKGWTREEVIFIYGYFLVPFAVFAAFFNLWEFNERYIIKGEMDRVLPRPVHSLVQVMLETMAPESLAGAVVGLLIMGWAAARMNLQWTIWDIPLFVIFVIGGVLIYGGIYIALTSISFFSDSKTDIQPIMYNIGNYGRYPVNLYHRIIQFVLTWVLPFAFVGFYPASYLLDRDHWMWLAFLTPVVGVVYFIFGVFCWNWGVRHYRGAGN from the coding sequence ATGTTCTACGTTCGGATTTTCTTGCAGTATTTGGAACAATATCTGAAAACGCGTTTGGCGTACCGATGGGATTTTCTCGCCCAGTTTGTAACCGACCTGTCGTTTCAAGCGGTCAATCTCGTGTTTATCCTGGTAGTCTTTTCTCATACGACTTCGATCAAGGGATGGACACGGGAAGAAGTGATTTTTATCTACGGTTACTTTCTTGTCCCGTTCGCGGTGTTTGCTGCGTTTTTCAACCTGTGGGAATTCAACGAACGGTATATCATCAAGGGGGAGATGGACCGGGTGTTGCCCCGGCCTGTACACAGCCTGGTACAGGTAATGTTGGAGACGATGGCCCCGGAATCTCTGGCAGGGGCGGTGGTTGGACTCCTCATCATGGGCTGGGCAGCGGCCCGGATGAACTTACAGTGGACGATATGGGATATTCCGCTGTTTGTGATCTTCGTGATCGGCGGTGTGCTGATATACGGCGGGATTTACATTGCACTGACCAGCATCAGTTTCTTTTCCGATTCCAAAACGGACATCCAGCCGATCATGTACAACATCGGCAACTACGGCCGGTATCCGGTCAATTTGTACCATCGGATCATCCAATTCGTCCTGACGTGGGTGTTGCCGTTCGCGTTCGTGGGATTTTACCCTGCCAGTTACCTGTTGGACCGGGATCATTGGATGTGGCTGGCTTTTCTGACGCCGGTAGTGGGTGTCGTTTACTTCATCTTTGGTGTTTTTTGCTGGAATTGGGGGGTGCGTCACTACCGGGGGGCCGGCAACTAA
- a CDS encoding ABC transporter permease: MLSTYLEMIRIRFLMMLAYRVNYYSGIIIYSLNIGVNYFIWMAIYGSNNSLQGMTSSQMATYIAVAWMSRAAYFNNLDREIAQEIRDGTVAIQLIRPYHYLMVKFFQAWGEGLFRLFLFSIPGMLIVSLVFPIHLPGFDPAWLFFAVSLFLGFVINTQINMITGLAAFFILNNEGLVRAKRVLVDLFSGLILPIRFYPGWAQAILSYLPFQAISYLPSMILVKGVGGSALVHAFTVQIIWCVLLCLPIFLLWRRARRTLTVQGG, encoded by the coding sequence GTGCTTAGTACCTACCTGGAAATGATCCGCATCCGTTTCCTGATGATGTTGGCGTATCGCGTCAATTATTACAGTGGCATCATCATCTACAGTTTGAACATCGGCGTCAACTACTTCATCTGGATGGCGATTTACGGTTCTAACAACTCCCTGCAGGGGATGACGTCTTCCCAGATGGCCACTTACATCGCTGTAGCGTGGATGTCCCGGGCGGCCTACTTCAACAATCTGGACCGTGAAATCGCTCAGGAGATCCGGGACGGCACAGTGGCAATCCAGTTGATTCGCCCCTATCACTACCTGATGGTCAAGTTTTTTCAAGCATGGGGCGAGGGGTTGTTTCGCCTCTTTCTGTTCAGCATTCCAGGGATGTTGATCGTCTCCCTGGTCTTTCCGATTCATTTGCCCGGCTTTGATCCCGCCTGGCTGTTTTTTGCCGTCAGTTTGTTTCTGGGATTCGTGATTAACACACAGATCAACATGATCACCGGATTGGCGGCCTTTTTCATATTGAACAATGAAGGACTGGTCCGGGCGAAACGTGTGTTGGTCGATCTGTTTTCCGGTTTGATTTTACCGATTCGCTTTTATCCCGGTTGGGCGCAGGCGATCCTGTCATATCTGCCGTTCCAGGCGATCAGCTACCTGCCCAGTATGATCTTGGTCAAAGGGGTTGGCGGTTCGGCATTGGTCCATGCATTTACGGTGCAAATCATTTGGTGCGTGTTGTTGTGCCTGCCAATCTTTCTGTTGTGGCGCCGGGCGCGTCGCACATTGACGGTGCAGGGGGGGTGA
- a CDS encoding ABC transporter ATP-binding protein, whose product MYSIDAKGLTKEFRVYQSRPGLLGAFRDLLNRKYRVIRAVDGIDLQIEQGEVVGYIGENGAGKSTTIKMLTGILQPTAGELRVNGFDPHRQREAFVRTIGVVFGQRSQLWWDIAVQESFRLLQKVYRIPDEEYRPHMDHIIDVLQIGPLLDQPVRKLSLGQRMRCELAAALVHKPSLLFLDEPTIGLDVLVKENIRQFLREINQRYGTTVLLTTHDISDIEALCSRVVMLDEGKIIYDGPLSQLRVQWGGHRKIQVELDRETALETLDRLTEGLAVRWESRGAARYTAHLENGVEVSRVLARLVTEVGIKEIQIEEASTEEIVRRIYQEGNARA is encoded by the coding sequence ATGTATAGCATCGATGCGAAAGGACTCACCAAGGAGTTTCGAGTATATCAGAGCCGTCCCGGGCTGCTCGGCGCATTCCGAGATTTGTTGAACCGAAAGTACCGCGTGATCCGGGCGGTGGACGGGATCGATCTGCAGATCGAACAAGGGGAAGTGGTGGGATATATCGGTGAAAATGGCGCCGGGAAATCGACCACCATCAAAATGCTGACCGGTATTTTGCAACCGACCGCGGGCGAATTGCGGGTCAACGGCTTCGATCCCCATCGCCAGCGGGAAGCGTTTGTACGTACGATCGGTGTGGTGTTTGGTCAACGGAGTCAATTGTGGTGGGATATCGCAGTGCAGGAATCGTTTCGCCTCCTGCAAAAGGTGTACCGCATTCCCGATGAAGAGTACCGACCGCACATGGATCACATCATCGATGTATTGCAGATTGGGCCACTGTTGGACCAACCCGTTCGCAAACTGAGCCTGGGTCAGCGTATGCGGTGCGAATTGGCCGCGGCTTTGGTTCACAAGCCATCGCTCTTGTTTTTGGATGAACCCACGATCGGGCTGGATGTATTGGTCAAAGAAAACATCCGCCAATTTCTGCGGGAGATCAATCAGCGTTACGGTACGACCGTCCTGTTGACCACCCATGACATTTCCGACATAGAAGCGTTGTGTTCACGGGTAGTCATGTTGGATGAAGGGAAAATCATCTACGACGGTCCGCTCTCGCAATTGCGGGTGCAGTGGGGCGGTCACCGGAAAATCCAAGTGGAATTGGACCGTGAGACAGCTTTGGAGACGTTGGATCGGCTCACGGAAGGACTTGCCGTACGATGGGAATCTCGGGGAGCCGCGCGATACACGGCCCATTTGGAGAACGGGGTGGAAGTGTCGCGTGTGTTGGCCCGGTTGGTAACAGAAGTGGGGATCAAAGAGATACAAATCGAAGAAGCTTCCACGGAAGAGATCGTACGGCGGATCTACCAGGAGGGGAACGCCCGTGCTTAG
- a CDS encoding SDR family oxidoreductase produces the protein MRLKNKVAIVTGASRGIGEAIAVALAREGVDLVLVGRKEADLERVAARVRDEGRACRISTADVSCEEDVRRTVELAREAFGKIDILVNNAGIGLFKTVQETSLEEWNRILQVNLTGAFLFSRAVLEDMIERGQGQIINISSDIGKRTIPRASAYCASKFGLEAFSEVLAKEVRKSGVRVGVIRPGLTDTYFNDTKQGAPEKEGWLQAEDIAEAVVYMASAPRHALVDEITVHPVIQEY, from the coding sequence ATGCGACTGAAGAACAAGGTGGCTATCGTGACGGGAGCCAGCAGAGGGATCGGGGAAGCAATCGCCGTTGCCCTGGCACGTGAAGGTGTGGATTTGGTATTGGTCGGTCGGAAGGAAGCGGATTTGGAGCGCGTTGCCGCACGCGTTCGCGATGAGGGGCGAGCCTGCCGGATCAGTACGGCGGATGTATCATGTGAGGAAGATGTTCGTCGTACGGTGGAACTGGCGCGCGAGGCGTTTGGTAAAATCGATATCCTGGTCAACAACGCCGGCATCGGACTGTTCAAAACGGTGCAGGAGACGTCTTTGGAAGAGTGGAACCGCATTTTGCAAGTCAATTTGACGGGAGCGTTTTTGTTTTCGCGTGCCGTGTTGGAAGACATGATCGAACGTGGACAGGGCCAGATCATCAACATTTCTTCCGATATCGGCAAACGGACGATTCCGCGGGCGTCCGCTTATTGTGCCAGCAAATTTGGCCTGGAGGCGTTCAGTGAAGTACTTGCAAAGGAAGTACGCAAGTCCGGTGTGCGGGTGGGTGTGATTCGGCCCGGTCTGACCGACACCTATTTCAATGATACGAAACAGGGCGCCCCCGAGAAAGAGGGTTGGTTGCAAGCGGAAGATATCGCGGAAGCGGTTGTGTATATGGCGTCGGCTCCCCGCCACGCGTTGGTGGACGAAATCACGGTCCATCCTGTTATTCAGGAATATTGA
- a CDS encoding sporulation protein — protein MSVFGKALASLGVGSAKVDTRLSKSQFRQGDLVKGEVFVQGGQVTQHIDEIYLYLIIQYVKDGKQKEYVMEKFRLAEPFDIGLSETKVIPFEFQLPFDTPVTTGGCPVYLKTGLDIKMAKDPKDVDGIEVLPHPLVEKTLQAIENIGFQLVRVDFDFEKYYSRHPFIQEFDFEPIGPFQGFLDKLKAVFYVGDGEIDLIMEVDRKAVDLMSSLEEALELDARTIRLTVTEEMMKKGKLENELNRLIKEQI, from the coding sequence TTGTCCGTTTTTGGAAAGGCGTTGGCCAGCCTGGGTGTGGGATCGGCCAAGGTGGATACGCGGTTGTCCAAATCCCAGTTTCGGCAGGGCGATCTGGTGAAAGGAGAAGTGTTTGTCCAGGGAGGGCAAGTTACACAGCATATCGATGAAATTTATTTGTATCTGATCATTCAGTATGTAAAAGACGGAAAACAAAAAGAATATGTGATGGAAAAGTTCCGACTCGCCGAGCCGTTTGATATTGGGCTGAGCGAAACGAAAGTGATCCCGTTCGAATTTCAATTGCCGTTTGACACACCCGTGACGACGGGGGGGTGCCCCGTTTATCTCAAAACGGGGTTGGATATCAAAATGGCCAAGGACCCCAAGGATGTGGACGGGATTGAGGTGTTGCCGCATCCGTTGGTGGAAAAAACCTTGCAGGCCATCGAAAATATCGGTTTCCAACTGGTCCGTGTCGACTTTGATTTTGAGAAATACTATTCCCGGCATCCCTTCATCCAGGAATTCGATTTCGAACCGATCGGACCGTTTCAAGGGTTTTTGGATAAACTGAAAGCGGTGTTTTACGTAGGCGATGGCGAGATCGATCTCATCATGGAAGTGGACCGCAAAGCAGTCGACCTGATGAGCTCCCTAGAAGAGGCGCTGGAATTGGATGCCCGTACGATTCGGTTGACAGTGACCGAAGAGATGATGAAAAAAGGGAAATTGGAAAATGAGTTGAATCGCTTGATCAAGGAACAGATTTGA
- a CDS encoding sporulation protein, with protein sequence MLFEKTLASLGVGAAKIDTRLEKSQVQAGEVLKGEVFIQGGQVEQRVDDIYLYLIVHYAKNNKLTQHVLRKYQLCERFYLQPGEYKIIPFEIRIPYEAPMTTGRFPAYLKTGLDIKNAIDPTDKDKIEVFPHPTVERMLGEIEKADFILYRIDNEYEKDMKPHPFLQVFQFRPTGRYHGFLDELNLIFDVTNHDVRMDVEIVRGTRVLTSCFHWLLSDPNGTLVMDNGIEQQRVSSPVEIIQSLLKKN encoded by the coding sequence ATGCTGTTTGAGAAAACACTGGCCAGCCTCGGTGTGGGTGCGGCCAAGATCGACACCCGCCTGGAAAAGTCGCAGGTGCAGGCAGGCGAAGTGTTGAAAGGGGAAGTATTCATTCAAGGAGGACAAGTGGAGCAGAGGGTGGACGACATTTATCTCTATCTGATTGTCCACTACGCCAAAAACAACAAACTAACGCAACATGTGTTGCGGAAATATCAGCTGTGCGAACGTTTCTACCTCCAACCCGGAGAGTACAAAATCATTCCTTTTGAGATCCGGATCCCATACGAGGCACCCATGACAACGGGACGTTTCCCGGCCTATCTGAAAACCGGTCTGGATATCAAAAATGCGATTGACCCGACCGACAAGGACAAAATCGAAGTGTTCCCCCATCCTACGGTGGAACGTATGTTGGGGGAAATCGAAAAGGCGGATTTCATTTTGTACCGGATTGATAACGAATATGAAAAAGACATGAAACCCCATCCTTTCCTGCAAGTGTTTCAGTTCCGTCCCACTGGACGGTATCATGGCTTTCTCGATGAGCTGAACCTGATCTTTGACGTGACCAACCATGATGTGCGGATGGATGTGGAGATCGTGCGGGGGACGCGGGTGCTCACATCCTGTTTCCACTGGTTGTTATCTGATCCCAACGGAACGCTTGTCATGGACAACGGGATCGAACAGCAACGCGTTTCCAGCCCCGTGGAAATCATTCAATCATTGCTAAAAAAGAACTAA